The Drosophila sechellia strain sech25 chromosome 2L, ASM438219v1, whole genome shotgun sequence region GATTCGTGCAAAAGTTCTCCGTGTTCTCCCCCAAGGAAGTCACGGTGCTGTCCGAATCCATTGCAGAATTCTGATCAGAAAACTAATTAGAGATGTTGTTGCGAGCAACAGATGGTATCGATGTATCGAGTACATAGGGGTGGCAGGTATTTGGATATATAAGCAGAGTAGTAGCAGATGGTAATCTACTTTCAATAAACTATTCATATAAGCCAAATATTATTTGACGTTGaaactattataattatttttattggacCTTAATATTTGACGCAGTTGACAACCATAAATAATTTCAAGAAGTCCTTCAGACTATCGGTCATACACCTTTCAAAGTTATCGCACGCCACCTCCTTGAGTTATCGATACACGGGATGTACGCAATCAACCATCGCTAataaagtataataataaGTAATTAAGAAAATTTATGCGCTGATTTAAGCTGCCGATGAAATGGATACGTACTCGGTGGACGTGGTGTACCAAGCAATCAGCGCCCTCTTCCAGGGCAACAATCCCAAGGAGCAGGAGAAGGCCAACAAATGGCTGCAGGACTTCCAGAAGTCGGTGAGTGATAGTCGCCCGGTGTACGAAACCTTCGTGCGATTGCTAAGTTTTTTTCTGGAATCCCTTAAAGATCTATTCTTGGACGATTGCGGACGAGCTGCTGCACCAGAAACGAGACCTGCACGCCAACTACTTTGCTGCGCAGACCATGCGGAACAAGATACAGAACTCCTTCAGCGAACTGCCCCCGCACACGCACGAATCTCTGCGGGATTCGCTGATCACACACATAGGCCAGATCGACGAGCAGACGGACAATGTGATTGTGACACAGCTCAGTCTGGCGGTGGCCGATCTGGCCCTGCTGATGGCCAGCTGGCGGGAGCCGATCAACGATCTACTGGTGACACTGGCGCCGCATCAGTGCGCCATCTGGCCCCTTCTGGAGGTACTCAAGGTGCTGCCCGAGGAAATAGACTCACGGTATCTGCGGCTGGGCGCCAACCGGCGCGAGGAGGTGCACAAGCAGCTGGACGCCAGCGCAGAGTGCGTCCTAAAGTTCCTGTGCATGTGCCTACAGCGGGAGGATCTCGACCAGGAGCGCGTGTGGAATGCGGCGTTGCGCACCTACAGTGCCTGGCTGGTGATCCATGCCTTTCCCGTCTCGCACGTGTATAACAACGCCCTCACCCAGCTGGCCTTCCGGTTGCTCTCGCTTCCGGAGACCAGTGGAAAACTGCACGACAATGCCACCGAGTGCGTGTGTGCGCTACTCTCCTGCATAAACACACGACAGGATAGCGCCAGTGATCCGGAGTCCTCCTTCGAGGCTCAACTCTTTGGAGCTGTCTGCATGCTGGAGACTCCCTACCACTTGAGTGTGGCGCACGAAGACACCGATAAGACGATCAACTACTGCAGAATTTTCACCTCGTTGTGCGATGCCTTCTTCTACGATTTATTGGCCGATGCCCAGAAGCCACACTACAGTTTGAAAGGACTGGATCTTGTGCTGCTTTGCGTCGGACACTTTGACTACGAGGTGGCCGAGATCACCTTCCACCTGTGGTACAAGCTCTCCGAGGATCTCTTCCAGCGCAACGAGGATAAGCTGACGGTCCTCTTCCGGCCGCACATCGAGCGGCTGATCAGCGCCCTGTTTCGCCACTCACAGATGGAAAGCGACCACGACGGGCTCATCGAGGAGAACAATAATTTCTTTGTGAGTGTGTGATATTTGGAGACTTAGGACTTTTagtagttttaattaaattaataataatggtTTGGATTTAAGTGTACTAAtcttaaaacaatttaattgcaGGACTTTCGACGCAAAGTCTCAGATCTGATAAAAGACGTGGCCTTCATAGTGGGATCCGGAGCGTGCTTCAAGCAAATGTTTCATATCCTGCAAGCACCAGAAACTACGTGGGAGTCCACAGAGGCAGCACTGTTCATTATGCAGAACGTGGCCAAAAATATACTTCCGTACGTATGAAGCTGTGTATTACCATGTCAGATTTACAATACTTATGTACCATGCAGAGATGAGAACGAGGTGATCCCCAAGGTGGTGGAGGCGATTCTCAATATGTCGGAGCAAACGCACATAGCAGTTAGGTACACTGCGATTCTACTGATCGGGGAACTGTGCGACTGGATTGAGAACCATGCTGAATCCCTGGAGGCAGTCCTCAACTTTTTGCTGTACGCCCTGCAGCAGAAGAATGGCTTGGCGCCAGCTGCCGCCATCGCATTGACTTCCATTTGCTCCGCCTGCCGACAGAAGATGGTGTGCCACATCAGCGGTCTTGTGGAGATCGCCCGCAGTCTGGATAGCTTTCAAATAAACAACGATGTGGCAATAGGATTGCTAAAGGGCATATCGCTTATACTGACACGCCTGCCACGCGAGCAACTGCAGCCTGCTCTGCGGGAAATCGTCGGCTTCCAGCTGCAACCACTGGCCCAACTGGTGGACAGCACTGGCGGTACTGCTCAAAAAGGTGAGCGCACCGATCCCGTTTATTGGATAGATCGCGCCTGCGCCATTATCCGGCACACGAATCCCGACGTTCCCGACAACGTAGAGCACCCCACTGTAGCTATTCTGAACGACGCCTGGCAGCTGATATCGCGGGTGATGGATAAGTACCAGAGTGACCTGCGTATCATGGAGCGTACCTGCCGACTGATTCGCTACGGCATTCGGATGGTGAGAAAGCAAGCAATGATGCTGGTGGAACCGCTGATCAAACAAATGGTCGTGCTGTATTCTGTGCAGCACCACAGTTGCTTCCTCTACGTGGGATCCATCCTGGTGGACGAGTTTGCAAAGTCCAGCGAGTGCATTGACGGACTGTTGGAGATGCTTCAGGCATTTATAGAGCCCACCTTTGGCCTGCTGCAGATGGAGAACGGCCTGAAAAATAACCCAGACACAGTGGATGACTTCTTCCGTTTGGCATCGCGTTACCTAGACTGTTGTCCCCACCAGCTGCTCCAGAGCAGTCTCATCACGCCGATCTTCCAGTGTGCGCTAATAGCCTGCTCCTTGGACCACCGCGAGGCCAACTCGTCTGTGATGAAGTTCTTTATCAACCTATTGGTTTGGGGAAGATCGAATAACCACAGCCGGAACGCCGAGTGCCGTCCCTTGGTGGTGGAGCTGGCGAGCCAGCATGGCGGTGCTCTGGTGATGAACCTGATTCAGGCGTCCGTCTTTCAACTGCACTCCTACATGCTGGTGGATGTGGCCGAGGTGCTCCACGAACTGAAGCAAGTGGTGGGCAACGAGCGGATGCAGCCCTTCCTGGCCCAGGCGCTGGATGCACTGCCCAAAAAGAACAGCGGTGGCTACGTGACAGCCACGCAGCAACAGCTGGACGAATTCAGCAGCACAGTTCTGAGGTAAGGATTTGCCTTCAAacgttttgtattttattcataatgcattatatttctttttatagAGCGGACACAACGAAAGCCATTTCGCAAGCCTTGAAAACCTTCACGCGACTGTTTCGCTAATCAGAGAGATGAACGAGTTTGGATTCTGATGATTCTGTACATTTTGAATGATGTATGTAATGTGGCAAGGGTGCTAGGAATTTGTTAAAAACGCACGTACCCCTCTATTTATAATATAGTTGAATCGATTGTTTGACGTCATAAGTTATATATAATTTCATTTGTACATTTTGAGTGCGGTCAAGAGATCCTCAAAGAATTTAGCAGTAAGTTATTTACATCAGCGTGCACTCCTAGCTCTAAGTTTGAACCCTAAAATGACTCACCAACAAGCATAGGCATAAGGCAAACCATTAAATATATACCATTTAGATTTAATTGACCACATTTGTTCTGCAAAACACTTGagtataatatttatttattgaaaaagCAATCACAAGGCATTGGGCtggaagaaaaaaacaaaatactctGGGAGCTGTGTTCTATCGACTTATCTGATGTTTCCTCAGGCTGATATGGAATTCTAGGCATGGATTTTTTGAGACACTGCATCATGGACATTCGATGATGCGTTTGTGATATAAGTCACAACTCCTACTGGGTACAAACTACACAGACGATTGAAGATATCAAACAATACGTAACATGAAACATAAATACGCTTAAACTAACCTTTAAGTTACCAAAGCAGTACGTTTCGAACATAACCTTCTTGTTTCGGATTACATTTAGTCGCAATATTAATGTAAGCTATTTATAAGAACCAATTTtagttaaaatatttcaatatctCTGATTTAGTTCtaaaaatcgaacattttaaattgaaaatcacAGTTTTAAAATAACGAATTAAACATTTAGACGAAGAGACGTACATACTTTTTCAAAATTGTTGGCTAAAATTGGCTTTTGTGACACACTGTTTGCCAGAACGGACTACTTTGGAGGACAGCGTGGGTACATATGGGCGCTACCTCAAAGGTTGATAAATACTCCTTTCACCTTAAAACTAATTGCACACATTATCTAATTGCACTTTCCACCGGACAGCTGAAGACTACAGAACAAAATATTGAACTAATTGATGAAAATTGTAGCGGAGATTCGCGGTTCAAATTGTTTCAGTGCGAGGATCGATCTTGTGAATAGCCTGCATGAGGCTCTCGGTGTTCGCCGTGTTGATGCCCTGCTTGGACATGTCAGTCAGTCGGTCGGTGATTGGCTTTTGGTCCTGGCCGCGCTGCCACCTGAAAGGATGAGATATTCAGATTAGCCTTTTCAATTATGCGGAAGGATTCGATTGCACACACCACAGATGGGCGCAGGTGTGGAGCAGGGGAATATAGAGCGGCAGCAGATCAATATCGCACAATGTCTCGAAGCGACTCAGTGCCAGCAGGGCCCACCTCTCGGCCGCGTGATGAGGCACTGGGGATGAGGTGCAGGCAGCCACCAGACGGCAGAGTATCAAAAGCACCGGCCTAGATCGATTCATGTATATCTTGTTCAGCAAGCGGAAACAGTTCTCCAGAATGGGTATGGCCATCTCGTTACGCCGCTCATCCAGAAACTGGCATGCCCTGGTCAGTTCGTCGTGCTGGAGAAAGCGCAGGAAGTACTCCGAGTCCCGGAGCATCGCCTGGCTTGCCACATACGTGAGGAATGCCTCGAAGGCCGCACTCCGTTCGCCAATCAGCTCGGACTTGAAGTTGCCCATCAGGACCTTGGCTGGGAAGTACTTCTTGGCCATCTCCGTCGGATGCTGCCGCTTAAGGCCCAGATAGAGCTCCCGAAAGTCGGTGTATCGGCGTTCAATCTTTGCCGGCTGAGTGTCCTCCGTGGCTCCATCTTGCTTCACAGTGAGCTCATAGACCACGAACCGCTTGATCTTCACATCTTCGCCATCGGGCGGCATTATGTGGGCCAGCAATATGTCAAAGCGGAGCACGGTGCTCCCATCCGTGGTCGGCTTATATTCCGCACTTGTGTCTCGTTCCCAGACACCTACGAAGATACAGACAATATTCGCCTTATAGATTTTCCACTGTACCTTCATATTTGGCGAGTGTGAGAAAATGGTTACACAAACCTTTTTGGAGCGCCTTTTCGGATTCGGGAGGGGGAATGTCGAGGGCCGCCGCCTCGATGGCTGGACTGTCCAGCTCATCCGGACCGGGTGGCTCCCCATCGAAGGAAGGCTGGTGGCGCAGGCGCTTGGCCATCACGGCGTGAACTGGGGGAGaagaaaaaccaaaccaaatgaACGACGAACTGCTAATTGGAGGTTTCACTGTGCTCACTGGGCATACGGGTTCTATGAATCTCTTTGTGATTTCTCGCTGGGCTGCTGTTTTCGATCTGCAGCTGGGCACTTGCAATTCGCTTCTGGTTTACGGCGGATTATGCGGTTGGCATAGTTGTTGAGTCAATTTACAGTGACTAATTCCGccccaaacaaaaacattgcAAGTGGGACGGAGGCCTTTGTTTTGTGCGTGTGAATCCCGCATAGGCGGCTTCTAGAACACCCTACGCGGGTATGGCTCTTAGGGAACGTTTGGAATAACTATAATCTAAAcctttaaataatattaaatatttctataaATTGCATAATAATTTACTAGGCTAACATATTTATTGGCTCTAATACATATCGTGTACTTTAGCAACAAGATTTTTAGAATTAACAGACTTTATATAGTAGGGTATGAAAACATTAGTACTTTTCAATCTGGCAGCCTTAAAAGAAGTAACTTCAAAAGTGGTCATAATATACCCTTTCATTAGTCTAGTGGATACCACTCATAAAGGCTAACTTTGGTTTATGTATACAAATTGAAACAAATGATTCGTAACTGAGCAATTAAGTTATGATTTAAGGATTCAAATTTGTTTGGATAATTCTCGCAGTTTCAAACGCTTGTATACTTTTGATTGAACCATAAGCTAATCGCCTCATCTATTTA contains the following coding sequences:
- the LOC6613144 gene encoding sorting nexin-21: MPIHAVMAKRLRHQPSFDGEPPGPDELDSPAIEAAALDIPPPESEKALQKGVWERDTSAEYKPTTDGSTVLRFDILLAHIMPPDGEDVKIKRFVVYELTVKQDGATEDTQPAKIERRYTDFRELYLGLKRQHPTEMAKKYFPAKVLMGNFKSELIGERSAAFEAFLTYVASQAMLRDSEYFLRFLQHDELTRACQFLDERRNEMAIPILENCFRLLNKIYMNRSRPVLLILCRLVAACTSSPVPHHAAERWALLALSRFETLCDIDLLPLYIPLLHTCAHLWWQRGQDQKPITDRLTDMSKQGINTANTESLMQAIHKIDPRTETI
- the LOC6613143 gene encoding transportin-3, which codes for MDTYSVDVVYQAISALFQGNNPKEQEKANKWLQDFQKSIYSWTIADELLHQKRDLHANYFAAQTMRNKIQNSFSELPPHTHESLRDSLITHIGQIDEQTDNVIVTQLSLAVADLALLMASWREPINDLLVTLAPHQCAIWPLLEVLKVLPEEIDSRYLRLGANRREEVHKQLDASAECVLKFLCMCLQREDLDQERVWNAALRTYSAWLVIHAFPVSHVYNNALTQLAFRLLSLPETSGKLHDNATECVCALLSCINTRQDSASDPESSFEAQLFGAVCMLETPYHLSVAHEDTDKTINYCRIFTSLCDAFFYDLLADAQKPHYSLKGLDLVLLCVGHFDYEVAEITFHLWYKLSEDLFQRNEDKLTVLFRPHIERLISALFRHSQMESDHDGLIEENNNFFDFRRKVSDLIKDVAFIVGSGACFKQMFHILQAPETTWESTEAALFIMQNVAKNILPDENEVIPKVVEAILNMSEQTHIAVRYTAILLIGELCDWIENHAESLEAVLNFLLYALQQKNGLAPAAAIALTSICSACRQKMVCHISGLVEIARSLDSFQINNDVAIGLLKGISLILTRLPREQLQPALREIVGFQLQPLAQLVDSTGGTAQKGERTDPVYWIDRACAIIRHTNPDVPDNVEHPTVAILNDAWQLISRVMDKYQSDLRIMERTCRLIRYGIRMVRKQAMMLVEPLIKQMVVLYSVQHHSCFLYVGSILVDEFAKSSECIDGLLEMLQAFIEPTFGLLQMENGLKNNPDTVDDFFRLASRYLDCCPHQLLQSSLITPIFQCALIACSLDHREANSSVMKFFINLLVWGRSNNHSRNAECRPLVVELASQHGGALVMNLIQASVFQLHSYMLVDVAEVLHELKQVVGNERMQPFLAQALDALPKKNSGGYVTATQQQLDEFSSTVLRADTTKAISQALKTFTRLFR